The following coding sequences are from one Dromaius novaehollandiae isolate bDroNov1 chromosome 24, bDroNov1.hap1, whole genome shotgun sequence window:
- the NMNAT1 gene encoding nicotinamide/nicotinic acid mononucleotide adenylyltransferase 1 — protein sequence MAMEDHDKKTEVVLLACGSFNPITNMHLRLFELAKDYFHETGKYKVIKGIISPVGDAYKKKGLISANHRVTMAKLATKSSDWVEVDDWESCQSEWLETLKVLRYHHQKLSSPDPTNSLQNAVPSTKPGRKRKQEPNRHDPIKKKNQSPDIKSVPQVKLLCGSDMLESFGIPNLWKLEDITEIVANHGLVCISRAGNNVQKFIYESDILWRHKNNIHLVEEWITNDISSTKIRRALRRGQSIRYLVPDAVEAYIEKHSLYSPESEDRNAGVVLAPLQKHACDSKN from the exons ATGGCTATGGAAGATCATGACAAGAAGACTGAAGTAGTACTGCTGGCCTGTGGGTCCTTCAATCCCATCACCAACATGCATCTAAGGCTATTTGAGCTGGCTAAGGACTACTTTCATGAAACAG gaaaataCAAAGTAATCAAAGGAATCATTTCACCAGTAGGTGACGCATATAAGAAGAAAGGTCTGATCAGTGCCAATCACCGAGTAACTATGGCAAAACTAGCTACAAAAAGCTCAGATTGGGTGGAAGTTGATGACTGGGAAAGCTGCCAGAGTGAGTGGCTGGAAACACTCAAAGTTTTAAG GTATCACCATCAAAAGCTTTCATCTCCTGATCCCACAAATAGTCTGCAGAATGCTGTACCTTCAACAAAGCCAGGACGGAAGAGGAAACAGGAACCAAATAGGCATGaccccattaaaaagaaaaatcagagtcCAGATATAAAAA gtgTCCCACAGGTTAAACTGCTTTGTGGAAGTGACATGCTGGAATCTTTTGGGATCCCCAATCTGTGGAAGTTGGAGGACATCACTGAAATTGTGGCAAATCATGGCCTTGTATGCATCAGTAGGGCTGGAAACAATGTTCAGAAATTCATCTATGAATCTGATATTTTGTGGAGACATAAGAATAATATTCACCTAGTGGAAGAATGGATCACAAATGACATTTCCTCCACCAAGATTAGGAGAGCACTGCGGAGAGGCCAGAGTATTCGTTACCTAGTGCCTGATGCAGTTGAAGCGTACATAGAAAAACATAGTCTGTATAGTCCAGAGAGTGAAGACAGGAATGCTGGGGTTGTCTTGGCTCCCTTACAGAAGCATGCATGTGATTCTAAGAACTAA